The following proteins come from a genomic window of Nitrospirota bacterium:
- a CDS encoding ABC transporter ATP-binding protein — MKDKPIVQVQNLKKRFDGFTAVDDISFNLYPGEIVGLLGPNGAGKTTTIQMLLGTLTPSSGTVKIFDLDIESDREKILSQINFFSAYTSMPLSLTLWENLRVFAMLYGIRDYKEKIADVMHLFDITHLKNRLADTLSSGQLTRLSLAKAFLNDPAILFLDEPTISLDPDIADKTRTILKKERDTRKLTILYTSHNMKEMEELCDRIIFLHKGRVIAEGAPVEILKSFNKDHLEALFLEIARRGD; from the coding sequence ATGAAAGATAAACCGATTGTTCAGGTTCAAAACCTAAAAAAGAGATTTGATGGTTTTACAGCCGTTGATGATATCTCATTCAATCTCTATCCTGGTGAGATCGTTGGTCTTCTGGGCCCCAATGGGGCAGGGAAGACAACCACCATTCAGATGCTTCTGGGGACACTGACTCCTTCCTCAGGTACAGTAAAGATATTTGATCTCGACATCGAAAGTGACAGAGAAAAGATCCTGAGCCAGATCAATTTCTTTTCGGCCTATACCTCCATGCCATTGTCTCTGACCCTGTGGGAGAATCTTCGGGTCTTTGCCATGCTCTACGGGATCAGGGATTACAAAGAAAAGATTGCAGACGTCATGCATTTGTTTGATATTACTCACCTGAAGAACAGACTTGCGGATACCCTGTCATCCGGTCAGTTGACACGGCTCTCCCTTGCCAAGGCATTCCTGAATGATCCAGCGATTCTGTTCCTCGATGAACCTACCATAAGCCTGGACCCTGATATTGCAGACAAGACACGGACGATCCTTAAAAAAGAGAGGGATACAAGAAAATTAACCATACTTTATACCTCCCATAATATGAAGGAGATGGAGGAGCTGTGCGACAGGATCATCTTTCTCCATAAAGGACGAGTGATTGCCGAAGGGGCTCCTGTAGAGATTCTGAAGAGTTTCAATAAGGACCATCTGGAGGCGCTGTTTCTTGAGATTGCAAGGAGGGGAGATTGA
- a CDS encoding GHKL domain-containing protein codes for MRSLQTRLSTGLIISLLILFSLQWILVSKAIRYLTEDYVASRLQHDTESLLSALIINGDNVKPTIDIGRLDSIYERPFSGHYYQIKVGLHVLRSRSLWDQELSVSSVQAGETLRSHSSGPGGQPLLLLTNGYRKENQPVIIALAEDLSSIESDIRRFQTGYGVVSIAILIIMILIQRLIVGAGLAPLERVRRDITSLEKGEITRLREDVPREMRPLIIEINRLLEIMGQRLQRSRNALGNLAHALKTPLTLLMQLSNRNDMKRCEEVRQQLVEQTGKLSGLMERELKRARLAGTPGPGQQVVLKEEINYILDALKKIYKYKALEFECIIPAQGVISGDREDMLELMGNLLDNACKWARSKVSLRVQCDKGVLIEIEDDGPGCPSEEMERLSNRGVRLDENAAGHGLGLSIVKDIIDQYSGEISFGRSEGLGGFRVFVKLPEGVMFST; via the coding sequence ATGCGTTCCCTGCAGACGCGCCTCAGCACAGGACTCATTATCAGTCTGTTGATTCTCTTCAGTCTTCAGTGGATACTTGTCAGTAAGGCAATCAGATATCTGACAGAAGATTATGTTGCATCAAGGCTGCAGCATGATACTGAAAGCCTCCTGTCGGCGTTGATTATCAATGGTGATAACGTCAAGCCGACAATTGACATAGGACGACTTGATTCTATTTATGAGCGTCCATTCTCGGGCCACTACTATCAGATCAAAGTAGGTCTTCACGTTCTTCGCTCCAGATCACTCTGGGATCAGGAGCTGTCAGTCTCCAGCGTTCAGGCGGGAGAAACGCTGAGATCTCACTCTTCCGGACCAGGGGGGCAACCCCTCCTTCTCCTCACCAATGGCTATAGAAAGGAGAATCAGCCCGTAATAATCGCCCTCGCAGAGGACCTTTCAAGTATTGAGTCAGATATCAGACGGTTTCAGACCGGCTACGGAGTTGTCTCTATTGCCATATTGATTATCATGATCCTTATTCAACGCCTTATTGTAGGCGCTGGGCTGGCTCCATTAGAAAGGGTACGCAGGGATATAACTTCTCTAGAAAAGGGTGAGATCACCCGGCTAAGAGAAGACGTACCAAGGGAGATGCGTCCCTTAATTATCGAGATCAATAGATTACTCGAGATCATGGGGCAGAGGCTGCAGCGATCACGGAATGCCCTTGGCAACCTTGCCCATGCCCTTAAGACACCATTAACACTTTTAATGCAGTTGTCAAACCGCAATGATATGAAGAGATGCGAAGAGGTCCGGCAGCAACTCGTTGAGCAGACAGGGAAGCTCAGCGGACTTATGGAACGGGAGCTGAAACGTGCACGCCTGGCCGGGACCCCGGGACCTGGTCAACAGGTGGTATTGAAAGAGGAGATAAACTATATACTCGATGCCCTAAAGAAAATCTATAAATACAAGGCATTAGAGTTTGAGTGTATTATACCTGCTCAGGGTGTTATTTCCGGAGACAGGGAAGACATGCTGGAGTTAATGGGAAACCTGCTGGACAATGCCTGCAAGTGGGCGCGCAGCAAGGTATCCCTGCGGGTCCAATGTGATAAGGGTGTCCTTATAGAGATCGAGGATGACGGACCGGGATGCCCCTCTGAGGAAATGGAGCGTTTATCCAACCGGGGCGTGCGCCTGGATGAGAATGCTGCAGGACACGGACTGGGTCTTTCCATCGTCAAAGATATTATAGATCAATATTCCGGAGAAATAAGCTTCGGACGCTCTGAGGGTCTTGGAGGATTCCGGGTATTCGTCAAACTTCCGGAAGGAGTGATGTTCAGCACCTGA
- a CDS encoding response regulator transcription factor yields the protein MRVLLVEDDTALSEKLKSDLVRAGFAIDVVENGVDAEFMGDEVPYDAVVLDLGLPGRPGLEVLRNWRSKGNKVPVIILTGRDAWFEKVEGFKAGTDDYLAKPFHVDELIARINSLIRRVNAQAGGVLKAGGLSLDEDKQCVTTSDGRTLDLTGIEFRLLRYLLLHPDLVLSKTRLTEHVYDFDSDKDSNVIEVYINRLRQKLGKEWIETRRGQGYVFRILK from the coding sequence TTGCGGGTCCTATTGGTGGAAGACGATACGGCACTCAGCGAGAAGTTAAAGTCAGACCTTGTTCGCGCGGGTTTTGCCATTGACGTCGTTGAAAACGGAGTTGATGCCGAGTTCATGGGGGACGAGGTTCCCTATGATGCCGTCGTTCTTGATCTCGGGTTACCGGGCCGTCCCGGTCTTGAGGTTTTAAGAAACTGGCGTTCAAAGGGGAATAAAGTCCCGGTTATAATTCTCACAGGCCGGGATGCATGGTTTGAGAAGGTAGAAGGATTCAAGGCCGGTACTGACGATTACCTTGCAAAGCCTTTCCACGTAGATGAGTTGATTGCAAGGATCAACTCATTGATACGACGTGTCAATGCACAGGCAGGCGGCGTTCTCAAAGCGGGCGGACTTTCTCTCGACGAGGATAAGCAGTGCGTGACCACTTCAGACGGCAGGACTCTGGATCTGACGGGAATAGAATTTCGTCTTCTTCGCTATCTCTTGCTGCACCCGGATCTGGTTTTATCCAAGACCCGCCTCACTGAACATGTCTACGATTTTGATTCTGACAAGGACAGTAATGTCATTGAAGTCTATATCAACAGGCTTCGCCAGAAACTTGGGAAAGAGTGGATAGAGACCCGGCGCGGCCAGGGATATGTTTTCAGGATACTTAAATAA
- a CDS encoding PepSY domain-containing protein, with amino-acid sequence MKITILVLILAVSAEGTCFSGDDHERARRLKESGDILPLEEIIKKSGSEHPGRILEVELEEKENRLIYELEILDKKGVVWKLYFDARTGELLKRKEDK; translated from the coding sequence ATGAAAATCACCATACTGGTCTTAATCCTTGCAGTATCGGCAGAAGGCACATGTTTCTCCGGTGATGATCATGAGAGGGCACGGAGGCTAAAAGAATCAGGTGATATCCTTCCCCTCGAAGAGATTATAAAAAAGTCCGGAAGTGAACATCCGGGTCGTATTCTTGAGGTAGAATTGGAAGAAAAGGAGAACCGTTTGATCTATGAGTTAGAGATCCTCGATAAAAAAGGGGTGGTTTGGAAATTATATTTCGATGCCAGGACAGGAGAATTACTCAAACGAAAAGAGGATAAATAG
- a CDS encoding DUF1924 domain-containing protein, which yields MKTSKIAAAAILVLLLATLVHAAAVEGLLAKYNRLGAGNFNAKAGEEMWNKPFKDPVQGARSCATCHQSDLRINGKQVNTGKTIEPMAPSVNSKRLTDAKFIEKWFNRNCKWTMGRECTPQEKGNFLMFIKGK from the coding sequence ATGAAGACGAGTAAAATAGCGGCCGCTGCCATACTGGTTTTGCTTTTAGCTACCCTCGTTCATGCAGCGGCAGTCGAGGGTCTCTTGGCAAAGTATAATAGGCTCGGCGCAGGGAATTTCAATGCAAAAGCAGGAGAGGAGATGTGGAATAAGCCTTTCAAAGATCCGGTACAGGGGGCACGGAGTTGTGCCACATGCCACCAGAGTGATCTGCGAATCAACGGTAAACAGGTCAACACTGGAAAAACGATCGAACCGATGGCACCTTCAGTCAATTCAAAGCGACTTACCGATGCCAAATTTATCGAGAAGTGGTTTAACCGGAACTGCAAGTGGACTATGGGACGCGAGTGTACTCCGCAGGAGAAGGGGAATTTTCTGATGTTTATAAAAGGAAAGTAG
- a CDS encoding cytochrome b/b6 domain-containing protein: MERAIDKVKVWDPFVRIFHWTLVSSFIIAYIVEDDPLSIHIVAGYTVLVLVLLRIFWGLIGSEHARFSDFVYRPRVVLNYLKDLVTFRAKRYIGHGPAGGSMIIALLIGLLLTSVSGLALYGAKEYAGPLAGAMSGLEGHWAEALEEVHEFFSIFTLTLVIIHVMGVVLSSIVHRENLVKAMFTGYKGGLINEDE; encoded by the coding sequence GGATTTTTCACTGGACTCTGGTGTCCTCTTTCATCATCGCTTACATTGTTGAGGATGATCCTCTTAGCATCCACATAGTGGCAGGATATACGGTGCTGGTTCTCGTGTTACTGCGGATATTCTGGGGACTTATAGGATCTGAACATGCAAGATTTTCTGACTTTGTTTACCGGCCGCGTGTCGTTCTGAATTATCTGAAAGATTTGGTCACTTTCAGGGCGAAACGATACATAGGTCACGGCCCTGCCGGCGGGTCAATGATCATAGCCCTGCTCATTGGTCTCCTGCTGACTTCTGTATCAGGTCTGGCATTATACGGGGCTAAGGAATATGCGGGTCCGCTTGCCGGAGCGATGTCCGGTCTTGAAGGTCACTGGGCAGAGGCATTAGAAGAGGTGCATGAGTTTTTTTCAATATTTACATTAACCCTGGTCATCATCCATGTAATGGGTGTAGTCCTGTCAAGTATCGTGCATAGAGAAAATCTAGTCAAGGCAATGTTTACAGGTTATAAAGGAGGATTAATTAATGAAGACGAGTAA